CGGTTGTACGGGGTCGGGGGGGTCGACCTCACCGATCGACTGGGACTGATCCTGCGCGCGGGCTACACCTTCGGCGACGAGCGAACGTTGGGCACCGCGGTGCTGCAACGGATCACCGGCGGGCCGGCCGCGGCCACGTGGGATCACGAGGGGCTGTACGGGTCGGCCGGTCTGGTCGTCGTGGTCCACTGACCGCTGCGGCTCCAAAGCCGTGAGGTCGACTCGCGCGGTACATCGAATTCGTGAATCACCCTCCCTCGCCCCGGAGCGAGGGAATATCCTGTCGGTGTCCTTTCTCCCAGGGTGTCGACGTACGCCCTGATCCGTTCGCATCAGCGACCGGCGACCTACCACCGAGGACGGCGCCATGGACGCGACACGGCTGCAGAAGTTCTTGTCCGACTCCGCGCGGACGGCCACGCGCAACGAGATCCGCGAACTCCTCAAGCTGATCGCCAAACCCGACATGATCAGCCTCGCCGGCGGGTTGCCCGCCCCGGCGAGTTTTCCCGTGCCGGAGCTGAAGGAGGTCACCCAGCGTGTCCTCGACGAGTTCGGTCCGGCGGCCCTGCAGTACGGGCCCACGGAGGGCGACGTCGGACTCCGCGAAGAGCTCATCGGTCTGATGGAGGCCGACGGCTGCGAGAACGTCGCGCTCGAGAACGTGCTGGTGACCACGGCCAGCCAGCAGGCGCTCGACCTGTGTTCACGTGTGTTCATCGCGCCGGGAGACACGGTCGTGTGCGGATTGCCCAGTTACCTGGGCGCACTCGGTGCCTTCGTCGCCTGCGGCGCGCGCCTCAGCGGTGTCCCTCTCGACGACGAGGGGATGCGCACCGACCTGCTCGAGCACCGTCTCCTCACACTTCGGCGTGAGGGCGTGCATCCGAAGTTCCTGTACCTGGTGCCGGACTTCCAGAACCCGGCGGGGGTCACGCTGAGCGTCGAACGACGCCACGAGGTCCTTTCCATCGCCCGCGAGTTCGACCTGCTCATCGTCGAGGACAATCCGTACCGGCAGTTGCGCTACATCGGCGAAACGCCCCCGGCCCTCGGGGCACTCGACCGCGACGGGCGTGTGATCACGCTCTACAGCTTCTCCAAGGTCTTCTGCCCCGGACTGCGCCTGGGATACGTGCTGGCCCACCCCGAGGTGATCCAACGCCTGGTCATGGCCAAACAACCGGTGGACCTGTGCACGAGCAGCTTCAATCAGATCATCGCCCGCGAGTACGTGAAGGGCGGGCACCTGTGGCCGCGTCTGGAACGCACACGCGAACTCTACGCCCGCAAGCGCGAGATCATGCTGACCGCGCTGTCCGAGCACGTCGATCCCGACTGGGGCGTCCGCTGGACCAACCCCGAGGGTGGCATGTTCCTGTGGATGACGCTTCCCAAGCACCTCGACGCGCGAGATCTGTTCCGCCTCGCGCTCGAGCGCAACGTGGCCTTCGTGATCGGCAACGCTTTCTACTGCGACAGCGGCGGCCACAACACGCTACGGCTGAACTTCTCGTACCCGAGCGAGGACCAGCTCGTGATCGCGGTCAAGCGACTGAGCGACGCCATCGACCAGTTGATCACCGACAACCCGGCCCCGAAGGCCGACACCGCCGAGGTGCGTGGATTCAGCGAAGGTCTGACCACCGGCAGCGATCACGCCCTCACGCATCTTCCACTGAATCTCGCGCTGCACGAAGTGCTCGAGTAGAGGAGGCCGTACGATGACCGACTATGACGCCGAAGGACGGCTGGCGTTCGCCATGGGACTCGAGCTGCGCGGTGAGTTCGACAAGGCCGTGCAGGCCTTCGAGGACATCGTCGAGGCGGGCGACAAGGGCGAGAACGAAGCCCTGGTACGCAAGCACCTCGGCAACCTGCACCTGCGGCAGGGCCATCTGCGACGGGCACGGGAACACCTCAACGTCGCCTGCGAACTCGAGCCGGACAACGCCACGTTCTGGCACGACCTCGGTGTGGCCCACTACTACCTGGCCGACTTCGACCAGTGCGTGCAGTGCATGCGCAAGGCCCTGGAGATCGACGGCGACCTGCAGCTCAGCTACTTCTGGCTGGGCAATGCTCTGTACCATCGGGGCGACCTCGGCGACGCCGCGGCCACCTTCCAGGAACTCCTCGATCGCTACCCGAACTTCACCATCGGCAACTTCCACCTGGGCGTGATCTACCAGCGACAAGGCAAGGAAGACGAAGCCCAGGAGCAGTTCCAGACCGTGCTGTTGAAGAATCCCGACGACGCCGCGGCCCAGCACTACGTCAACGGCAACGACGGGTCGTCCTGAGCCACGCGATGCGGGCGGGTGTCCGCGCACCCGCCCGGCGTCGGCCTCAGTAGGCCAGCCCCACCAGAACGACGTTCACGCTGATCGCGTTCGACGAGACGTCGAAGCCACCTTCTTCGGTACTCGGCTCGCCCCAACCGAGCGAGAGCTCCACCGCGAAGTGCGAGTGGAACTCGTAGCCCACGCCGCCGCGCAGACCGAGCCCGATCCAGGGATCGCCCGAGTCCTCCTCGAAGGGCAGGTCCCAGGTCGAGAAGCCCACCCCCATGGAGTAGTAGAAGGACGGTGCGACCGGTCGCCGGTACTGGGTCAGGGCCACGGTTCCGAGAGCGTGCGTCACGGTGACGTCGTCACCGCGGAGGTTCACGATCGAGAACCAACTGACGCGGGCGCTGTAGGCGAGCACGGTGGTCTCGTTCAATCCGGCCCCGATGACGAACCCGGTGGCGAGGGCCCCCTCCTCCTGACGCTCGGTGCTGACCGTCAGTCCCCCTCCGGAGATCTCCTGCTCGAAACTGACCAGACCTGCACCGAGGCCACCGCCGAGCACGAACCCTTCGCGCTGGCCGTCGAAGGCGAGAGAGGACGACGGGAGCGCCAGCGTCCACAGGACGAGGAGGGCCCGGGCGACTCGGAGCATCGCTTCATCTTCCGGTGAGAGATCGCGGCCGGAACGGATACCAGCCGATGGTCCCACCCCGAACCGCTCACGACAACGAAAACCCATGCCTTGCCAACGACGCAGATTCGTCGTTGCTCTTCATCTGGAGCTCCCCCTCGAGGAGACGCCCATGAAGGTCGGAATCGTAGGAACCGGATTCGTCGGCTCGACCGTGGCTTTCGCTCTCGTCGCGCGCGGCGTGGGCCGAGAGGTCGTCCTGGTCGACGTGAACCGAGAGCGCGCCGAAGCCGAGGCCGACGACATCCTGCACGCCGTACCCTTCGCCGAACCCCTGCAGGTCCGCGCCGGCGACTACGACGACCTGCGGGGCAGCCGCGTCGTCGTCATCGGAGCCGGCGTGGGACAGAAACCGGGCGAGACCCGCCTGCACCTGCTCGCCCGCAACGCCCGGGTCTTCCGCGACGTCGTGCCCTCGGTCCTGAGCGCAGCCCCCGACGCGCTGCTGATCATCGCCAGCAATCCGGTCGACGTGATGACCCACGTGGCATCGGAGTTCGCGGCCGATTTCGGAGTTCCGTCGCGACGTGTGATCGGATCGGGAACCATGCTCGACACCGCACGCTTCCGGGCACTGCTCGGCCGACACCTGGGCATCGACTCCCGGCACGTGCACGCCTACGTGGTGGGCGAACACGGCGACAGCGAGGTCCTGGCGTGGTCGACGGCACGCGTCGGCGGAATCGCGCTCGACGAGTTCGTGAAGCGCCGCGGACCGGAGCTCGGCGACGACGACCGACGTCACGTCGAAGACGCCGTTCGCAACGCCGCCTATCGGATCATCGCGGGAAAGGGCGCCACCTACTACGGGGTCGCGAGTGCACTCGCGCATCTGACGGAAGTCGTCCTGAACGATCGCCGGGCGATCGCCACCGTGTGCACACCTCGGGCGAAGATCGCCGGGGTCGAAGACGTCACCATCTCCATGCCCCACGTGATCGGCGGCGACGGCGTGATCGGAGCGCCGCATCCACTGCAGCTCCAGGAAGACGAGCAGCACGCACTGGAGGCGTCGGCACGGACCGTGCGCCGCGCGATCGACGATCTCCATGCCGAGGACGCGGCCGAGGCCTGATCAGTTCGGGCTCCGGCGTTCCGCCATGCGCCTGCGCTCGACATGCCGCGCACCGACGATGTCGACGAGTCGTGCGTGGCGTCCGGTGTTGAAGTCCCAGATCGTGCGCAGGCGCTCCCAGGACCACACCGGATGCCGGGTGATGACGTGCAGGATCCCCACCAGGTCCACCAGGGCATCGTCCTGCATCTGGTTCACGCCGCTCTTCAGGGTCTCCCGATAACCCTCGGGCGGTTCGCGATGGATGTGCCCGATCCGCCAGGGGCGCGCGGGATCCGGCGGAAGCCGCGACATGAGAGGATCGCCCAGGCCGTAGCGATCGATGAAGTGCACACGTGGCCCGGCGAAGAAGGCACGCATGCCGGCCGCGCTGACCACGGCGATCCCCGTGGCTCGCTGGTCGCGCGCACGTCGGCCCCAGTCGGCCCATTCGTGTGCCGGCATCTCTCCGCGGCCGCCGGCCAGCATCGGGCTGGTGCCACGGAAGTAGAAGCTACGCTCGTCGGCGATGCCGTGCCCGTCCAGGAACCGCGCGTCTTCGGGCAGGTCGAGGTAGGACCTGGGGTCGGTTCGCAGTGGACTCGAGGGGACCAGCACCGACCAGCCCAGGGCCACGGCGAGCACCACCATCGCCCATCGCGGTCGAAAGGCGGCCCCGACGTGCAGGACCAGGACCACGGAGGCCAGGATCGGCAGCGTGAAGAAACGACCCCGCATGAAGTCACCGCCGACGTTGACCACGTACACGACGTAGGCGACGACACCCAACGCGATCGCGATCGGCATGCCGCGGCGCGCCCGGACCGCGACGACGATTCCCCCGATCAGGGTCACGAGGGCCAACGTGTCGTGCCGCGCGAAGTTGGCGACATAGCGCAGGCCCTGGGCCCAGAGCTCGGCGCGCGGGATCCCGGCGCCGAGCTTGGCATAGGCGGTGTTCGGGAACGGGAACCCGTAATAGAGAGTGGCGAACACCATCCACGCCACGAAGGGCGTCATTCCGAGGGCCACCGTCGCCAGCGCCCGCCGACGCGACGGCGCACGGACCACGCTCCACACCAGCGGCGGCGCGACGATCAGGAGCATGTCCATGCGGTTGACCATCAGCAACGCCGCCAGCACCGAGGCCAGCAGCAACCGCCGTCCGACCGGCTCACCGCGCAACACCGCGACCAGGAACGCGGCCAGCAGGAGATGTCCGAGAGCGTTCTCCAGCCCCGAGGTCGAATAGTCCACGAACGCACGGGACGAGAGCAGCAGGCCGACCGCCGCCGCCGCCGCCCAGGCACCACGGGCCTGCAGCACCACGAGCAGCACCGCACCGATCGTCGCGACCAGACTCAGCACGAGCGAGGTGTAGTAGAACTCGCGAGTGAAGAATGCCCCGCCGGCCACCACGAGGGTCCACAGCGGATTCGTGAAGGCCTGCACCCTCTCGGCCACGTTCCAACGCAGGCCGTAGCCCTCGACGAGGTTCTCGGCCACGCGGAAGGAGATGAAGGCGTCGTCTCCCAGCCAGGCGTTGCGCCAGACCACGATCACGAAGACGACGAGGAGAAGACACACCAGTGCGACCGGCGCTCGGCGCGAGGCCGCGAGGAATTCCGGGACCATCATGCCGGAAGGCTAGCACAAGCCGGCCCTCCCGGAAGGGGCAACCTGGGCCGCCGTCAGGCCTCCACCGTCATCGTCCGCGGAATCGACTTCAGCGCGATCCCGATCAGATCCGCGCAGGTGCCGACGCCGAGCGTCTCGGTGTCGAGCACCATGTCGTAGGCGTGCACGTCCCGCAGGTCCTGGTGCAGGATGTGGCGCACGAGCTCGTTCTGACTGCGGTCGGCCTGCTCGATCCACAGTTCCGCCTCGCGCGCCGTGCACTTCCGCCGTTTCGCCACGTTCTCGATCCGGCGCTCCGGCGAGGCGACGAGACGGAGACAGAGCCCGTGGTCTCTCGGCAGGACGAAGTGCAGACCACGGCCGATCAGGATCACGTTGCCACGGGCCGCCAGCGCGGTCCCGATCGCCACCAGACGCTTGAGGTAGGTGTAGTGACCCGGATAGGCGCGGTCCAACGAGAGGAACACGGCTTCGCGGAGCGAATCGTGGGGACCGCGCTCGACCCGCTCGAACGCGGCCCGGGCGATCGGACCGCCCTCGGCCATGCGCTCGAGCAACTCGCGGCCGTAGACGTCGTATCCGAGGCGCCGGGAAAGGACTTCGGCCAGTTCTCGCGCTCCCGATCCCGGCTCACGGGAAATGGTGATCCAGGGGGAGACGGGCGGTACACGCCGACGAGGACCGAAGTCCCGGCGTTCGTCGGCGGCGCGAGCCTCGATGGCCCATTTGTTCAACTGCCGTGAAACGATGCGCTGCACGGCGGGGATCTCGAGCGAGTCGTCCATGGCGAAGCCTCCGTTCGGGGCCCCGCGCCACAGCGCGGAGCGTGGAGTCCGGCTGCACCTCCAGTGTAGCACCGCCGCGGGGCCTTCCCGCTCTGATCAACCTGCACCAACCCCGTGCCGCGGCTTGCCCGCCGCCGGCGGAGCCGTTATGGTCCTGCCACTCGAAACCGACGCCCGGCGGGTCCAACCGGGAAGCTGGTGCGATTCCAGCGCGGCCCCGCCACTGTGACCGGCGACGGCCTCCGCACACGCCACTGGAACACGGGTTCTGGGAAGGCGCGGAGAGCCGGCTCGAGCCGGAAGCCAGGAGACCGACCCCGGGCGTTTCCACCTGGTCCTTCGGGGGAAGGAAGGGTGGGTTTCGCGCACGCGGAGGTGGGCACTCCCACCGGCCGTCACCCCTGCTGCGCGCGACCGACCGTACCGACCTACCGGGACGCAACCTCCGGCGGTGATGGGCCATGCCCAACACGCGCGCACGGGGGCTGCTCCTCGGTCTGTTCGCACTGGCGTGCGGAGGAACGACGATCCCGGCGGCGAGAGCCGCCGACGCCGATTCCACGACCGGAGCATCCCCGACCACCGTCGACGCCGACTCGACGGGCGATCTCGTGGCACCCGTGCTCGAGGTGCGTGGACGTCGGATCACGGCCCAGGGTCGCGTGGATCGCGACACCGGCTTCGCCAGCGTGCTCGAAGCCTCGAGCTGGCGCGGCGAGTCCTACGACACCGCCGAGGTCCTCTCGCGCGCGGTCGGTGTGCACGTGCGCGACAGCGGAGGCGTGGGCGGACACGCGACCGTCAGCCTGCGCGGATCGACACCGGCGCAGGTCCCGATCTACCTCGACGGAGTGCTCCTGAACGGACCCGACAGCGGAGCCGTGGACCTGGCCGACCTCCACCTGGCCCACCTCGAACGGATCGAGGTCTACCGTGGAAGCGCTCCCCTCGTGCTCGGCGGTGGCTCGCTCGGAGGCGCCATCCACCTGTACAGCCTCGACGGACGCGAGAGCTGGAACGGTTCGCTCACGCGTGGTTCCTTCGACACGTGGAACGCGGAGGGGGGTGGTGCGTGGCGACTGGCAGACTGGTCGGTCGCGGCACGCGGTCGATTCGTGCGCAGCGAGAACGACTGGGACTACCTCGACGACCGCCGCACGCCCTACAACCCCGACGACGATCGCGTCGTCGGCCGCGTCAACAACGATGCCACCGGCTTCGGCGGACAACTGCAGCTCAGCCGTCCCGCCTTCGGAGGCACGCTACGGCTGAGCGAGATCCTCGACACGCGCGAACAGGGCCTGCCCGGACGTGGGGTACTCCAGTCGGAGACCGCACGGAGCCGGTCGCTGACGCACCACGCGCAGATCGCCTGGCGCAGTGAACGGCGTGCCCGCGGCGTCCTCCGGGAGGTCTCCCTCCACCAGCGGACCGAACGACAGGCCGTCCGCGACCTCGGCGGCGACCTGTCGGGGACCCCGCGCGACCGCGTCGACGTGCTGCACGCCGTGGGCCTGAACGCGAGCGGCGCCGCGAGACCCTTCGGGCCGACCGTCTGGAACGTCCAGAGCCGGGTCGCGCGGCTCCGCAGCGTCGACGAAGCCCTCCTCGACGGCGAGGGCGAACCCCAGTGGCGCTGGACCACCACCGCTGCCCTCGAACCGAAGTGGCGCGTCCTCGGCGACCGCCTCTTGCTGTCGCCCGGAGTCCGCGTGGAGCACCACGAGCAGTGGTGGAACGAGAGTTCGTCGCTCGAGTCCCTGCCGCGTGGCGACGAACAGAGGACGGGACTGTTCGCCTACACCGCCCAGTTCGGGACGCGCTACGCGATCAGCGACGAGGTGTCGCTGAAGGCGAACCTGGGAGTCTACCGTCGTGTCCCCACGCTGCTCGAGCTCTTCGGCGACCGGGGAACGACCACCGCGAACCCCGACCTGCGTCCCGAAGAGGGTGTGAACCGCGACGTGGGCCTGGTCTGGTCACGCCCACTCGAGGGGCGGCGCTTCGCCCTGAGTGCCTTCGCCAACGACGCCTTCGACCTGATCACCTTCGTGAAGACCTCGCCGGTCACCGCCCGGGCCCGGAACCTGGGTCGCGCCGAGATCCGCGGCCTCGAATTCGAGGCCGACTTCGGTCGATTCGGGCCCTTCGGATTCCGTGCGGCCATCACCCGCCTCTGGAGTGAGGACCGGACCGACGACACCGTCGCCGGCGGGAAGCAGTTGCCCTTCCGGCCCGGGATCGAGGTGGAGTTGCAACAGAGCCTGCACGTGGGACACCTGCGTGCCGACTTCGACCTGTTCGCGATGGGCGAGAACTACCAGCAGACCGGCGAGCGCCTGGCCGTCCCCGCACGTGTGATCGGCTCGATCGGACTCCGCTGGAGACTGAGCTCCGACTGGGCCCTGCACGGGCGGGTCGACAACGTCTCCGACGCCGAGGTCCACGACTTCCTGGGTGATCCCCTGCCCGGACGTCAGGTCTCGCTGAGCCTGCAGGCGGGTGGACGATGAAGATCCTGTTGATCGCGTTCGCCCTCCTCCTGAGCTCCCGGGCAGGGGCGACCGAAGAACTCTTCGTGGTCACCACCACCTTCGAGGTCGTGGGAAGCACCGGACGGATCGGAATCGACGGCGGCTATCCGACGGTGGCCGACGAGTTCCAGGTCCACAGCGATGCCGTCGTCCGCCAGCAGAACGGCTTCGTGTTCGTGATCAACCGCCTGTTCGCCGACAACGTGCTCGTGCTCGACGCCGCCGACGACTACGGCGTGGTCACGCAGTTCGGCGTGAGCGGAACGGGCCTCAACCCGCGCGACCTCGAACTGGTCGGCGACGATCGTGCCTACGTCACGCTGTACGAGAGCAACGAACTCCTGATCTGCAACCCCTTCACCGGAACGACGCTCGGGACGATCGACCTGTCCGCCTTCGCCGTGGCCGACGGTCTGGTCGAAATGGATCAGATCGCCCGCGTCGGCGATCGCGTGTTCGTCACCCTGCAGAACGTGGATCGGCGCGTGACGCCGTGGGCGGTGACCGGCGCGTCGACGATCGCGGTGATCGACACGAACACCGACACCCTGGTCGACGCCGATCCGGGGGCCCCCGGCGTACAGGGCATCGAACTACAGATCCAGAATCCCTACTGGCGCTTCGAGTACGATCCGGGCCGACAGCGCCTGTTCATGATCGGCGCGGGCTCGTTCCAACAGAGCGACGGCGGACTCGAACGGATCCATCCCTTCACCCTGCGCTCGGAAGGACCGGTGCTGACCGAGGCCGGCCTCGACGGCGACCTGCTGGACGTCGCGCTGGTGGACGACGCCACGGGATGGGCCCTGATCAACGACCCGACCTTCAACACCTGTCTGGTGCGCTTCGATCCCACGACCGGCGAGCGCACCGACACCGTGCTGTGCACGAGCGGCTTCCTCCTGAGCGATCTGGAGCTGTCGCGCGACGGTCGGATCTTCGTGGGCGACCGCACGCCGTCGAATCCGGGAATCCGGGTGTACGACGCCTCCACGGCCCAATTGTTGAGCGGTCCGTTGGACGTCGGGCTGCCACCCTTCGACGCCACGCTGATCGAAGGGGTCCCGACCGGCGCACCCGTTCCCACGCGCCCTGCCCGGCTCGCGGCCCACCCGAATCCCTTCAATCCGCGGGTGACGATCGGACTCGACGGCGCCGAGCACGACGGGGTGGTCGAGATCGTCGACGCGCGGGGGCGAAGAGTTCGGACACTGGCGCTGGAAGCCGGGACCGCGATCTGGAACGGCATGGATTCCGAGGGACGGCCCGCGGCCAGTGGGATCTACCGGGCCCGCCTGCGCGGACGGGACGACGTGACGGCCGTCCCGCTCACACTGGTGCGTTGAGCTCCCGCTAGGGCAGCATGATCGAGCGGCCCTCGACCTTCTCCATGCGCACGCGGTACTCGGCACCGTCGTAGTAATCACCGATGTTGCAGGGCCGTGCCCCACCCCGCACCACCTCGAGCGGCACGGCACGGTACTGACCGTCGACGAGCGCGGTCATGTGACCACTGCGGTCGTTCTTCAGGAGATCGTAGGCGAGCGTGGCGTAGGCCCGGCCGACCATGCGGTCGAGCGAGTCGGGTGAGCCCGACCGCATGAGGTAGGCCAGCTTCTGCTGCAGGGTCTCGCGCCCGGTGTGGGCCCTCACCTGCTTGGCGAACCACTCGCCGATACCACCCAGTTTCTTGTGACCATAGGCGTCCTCCTCGCCCCCTTCGAAGGGAGCACCGGCCTTCGGGTAGGCGCCCTCGCTGATCACGCACACGGCGTAGTCGCTCGGACTGGCGTCCTGGTCCGCTGCGAGCAGGTCGGCGGCCTTCTCGGGCTCGAAGGGAACCTCGCTCAACAACACGCGGTCGGCGGCCGAGAGCATTCCGACGTACAGCGCGGTGGCCCCGCTGTTGCGACCGAAGAGCTCGATGATCGCGATACGCTCGTGACTCCCGGCCGGTGTGCGGACCTGGT
This region of Candidatus Krumholzibacteriia bacterium genomic DNA includes:
- a CDS encoding PLP-dependent aminotransferase family protein, with the protein product MDATRLQKFLSDSARTATRNEIRELLKLIAKPDMISLAGGLPAPASFPVPELKEVTQRVLDEFGPAALQYGPTEGDVGLREELIGLMEADGCENVALENVLVTTASQQALDLCSRVFIAPGDTVVCGLPSYLGALGAFVACGARLSGVPLDDEGMRTDLLEHRLLTLRREGVHPKFLYLVPDFQNPAGVTLSVERRHEVLSIAREFDLLIVEDNPYRQLRYIGETPPALGALDRDGRVITLYSFSKVFCPGLRLGYVLAHPEVIQRLVMAKQPVDLCTSSFNQIIAREYVKGGHLWPRLERTRELYARKREIMLTALSEHVDPDWGVRWTNPEGGMFLWMTLPKHLDARDLFRLALERNVAFVIGNAFYCDSGGHNTLRLNFSYPSEDQLVIAVKRLSDAIDQLITDNPAPKADTAEVRGFSEGLTTGSDHALTHLPLNLALHEVLE
- a CDS encoding tetratricopeptide repeat protein gives rise to the protein MTDYDAEGRLAFAMGLELRGEFDKAVQAFEDIVEAGDKGENEALVRKHLGNLHLRQGHLRRAREHLNVACELEPDNATFWHDLGVAHYYLADFDQCVQCMRKALEIDGDLQLSYFWLGNALYHRGDLGDAAATFQELLDRYPNFTIGNFHLGVIYQRQGKEDEAQEQFQTVLLKNPDDAAAQHYVNGNDGSS
- a CDS encoding L-lactate dehydrogenase encodes the protein MKVGIVGTGFVGSTVAFALVARGVGREVVLVDVNRERAEAEADDILHAVPFAEPLQVRAGDYDDLRGSRVVVIGAGVGQKPGETRLHLLARNARVFRDVVPSVLSAAPDALLIIASNPVDVMTHVASEFAADFGVPSRRVIGSGTMLDTARFRALLGRHLGIDSRHVHAYVVGEHGDSEVLAWSTARVGGIALDEFVKRRGPELGDDDRRHVEDAVRNAAYRIIAGKGATYYGVASALAHLTEVVLNDRRAIATVCTPRAKIAGVEDVTISMPHVIGGDGVIGAPHPLQLQEDEQHALEASARTVRRAIDDLHAEDAAEA
- a CDS encoding cytidylate kinase-like family protein; protein product: MDDSLEIPAVQRIVSRQLNKWAIEARAADERRDFGPRRRVPPVSPWITISREPGSGARELAEVLSRRLGYDVYGRELLERMAEGGPIARAAFERVERGPHDSLREAVFLSLDRAYPGHYTYLKRLVAIGTALAARGNVILIGRGLHFVLPRDHGLCLRLVASPERRIENVAKRRKCTAREAELWIEQADRSQNELVRHILHQDLRDVHAYDMVLDTETLGVGTCADLIGIALKSIPRTMTVEA
- a CDS encoding TonB-dependent receptor, which translates into the protein MPNTRARGLLLGLFALACGGTTIPAARAADADSTTGASPTTVDADSTGDLVAPVLEVRGRRITAQGRVDRDTGFASVLEASSWRGESYDTAEVLSRAVGVHVRDSGGVGGHATVSLRGSTPAQVPIYLDGVLLNGPDSGAVDLADLHLAHLERIEVYRGSAPLVLGGGSLGGAIHLYSLDGRESWNGSLTRGSFDTWNAEGGGAWRLADWSVAARGRFVRSENDWDYLDDRRTPYNPDDDRVVGRVNNDATGFGGQLQLSRPAFGGTLRLSEILDTREQGLPGRGVLQSETARSRSLTHHAQIAWRSERRARGVLREVSLHQRTERQAVRDLGGDLSGTPRDRVDVLHAVGLNASGAARPFGPTVWNVQSRVARLRSVDEALLDGEGEPQWRWTTTAALEPKWRVLGDRLLLSPGVRVEHHEQWWNESSSLESLPRGDEQRTGLFAYTAQFGTRYAISDEVSLKANLGVYRRVPTLLELFGDRGTTTANPDLRPEEGVNRDVGLVWSRPLEGRRFALSAFANDAFDLITFVKTSPVTARARNLGRAEIRGLEFEADFGRFGPFGFRAAITRLWSEDRTDDTVAGGKQLPFRPGIEVELQQSLHVGHLRADFDLFAMGENYQQTGERLAVPARVIGSIGLRWRLSSDWALHGRVDNVSDAEVHDFLGDPLPGRQVSLSLQAGGR
- a CDS encoding FlgD immunoglobulin-like domain containing protein produces the protein MKILLIAFALLLSSRAGATEELFVVTTTFEVVGSTGRIGIDGGYPTVADEFQVHSDAVVRQQNGFVFVINRLFADNVLVLDAADDYGVVTQFGVSGTGLNPRDLELVGDDRAYVTLYESNELLICNPFTGTTLGTIDLSAFAVADGLVEMDQIARVGDRVFVTLQNVDRRVTPWAVTGASTIAVIDTNTDTLVDADPGAPGVQGIELQIQNPYWRFEYDPGRQRLFMIGAGSFQQSDGGLERIHPFTLRSEGPVLTEAGLDGDLLDVALVDDATGWALINDPTFNTCLVRFDPTTGERTDTVLCTSGFLLSDLELSRDGRIFVGDRTPSNPGIRVYDASTAQLLSGPLDVGLPPFDATLIEGVPTGAPVPTRPARLAAHPNPFNPRVTIGLDGAEHDGVVEIVDARGRRVRTLALEAGTAIWNGMDSEGRPAASGIYRARLRGRDDVTAVPLTLVR
- a CDS encoding ATP-dependent 6-phosphofructokinase, whose protein sequence is MKRIGILTGGGDVPGLNVVIKTVADHAFANGQEVLGIRNGWKGIVHVDPDDPVSVQRYTASLNSRDVRPIDRSGGTILHSARTNPGDMREKDLPAGFDATDYPQNDKGRRDLTPVVMRNLEKLGVDALVVTGGDDTLGYAAKLHAAGFPIVGVPKTMDNDVRGTEYCLGFSTAITRSVDLIHQVRTPAGSHERIAIIELFGRNSGATALYVGMLSAADRVLLSEVPFEPEKAADLLAADQDASPSDYAVCVISEGAYPKAGAPFEGGEEDAYGHKKLGGIGEWFAKQVRAHTGRETLQQKLAYLMRSGSPDSLDRMVGRAYATLAYDLLKNDRSGHMTALVDGQYRAVPLEVVRGGARPCNIGDYYDGAEYRVRMEKVEGRSIMLP